GGGCGACAACTCCGGCCAAGAGCGTTCCCACGACGAGAATGGCCAGACCAACATTGCTTGTCTTGATCTTGGCACTCCCTATTGTCCCGTCGAAGGCACTGACGCCGCCAAGCCCAAGCACGGCGGCAATTGCGCCGAATACGGCCAGCGCCAAGCCAGTAAAGATGATGGCGGTGTAGGCGATTGAAACACGGGGACGAGTTGCCATCTGTAGCGCCTCCCTATAGTACGTTTCCTTCCTGCCGAACTTGTTTAACGGAAATGACCTTCATCGCCTGCCTCGTCGCCGCGGCCCACGCCTCGCCCTGCCTAGGTGCCCGAACCACGATCCGCTGGTCGCCTCGGTGGGCGAAAACCTGCCAGACGACTGCCCGACCGTCGTTGAAGGCCATGTCGCCGCAGCTCCAGCCTAGTCGGTGCAGGACGTTCGAGCATTCGTCGACGGTTTTGGCTTCCATTGGTCTGGTCTCGATTTGCCAGCTTCGGTCGCCGCTTACCGTGCCACGGTCAGCGGGCAATTATACTGCCGCGAACTCAGCGTTGTAATCGTGCGACAGAGCGTTTTGGCAACGCCAGGAGGAGCCGTAGCCGCGTTATGAACATGCCGCGAACGGCGGCGGGTTGGCCGGTGGGACGGCGGCCGGTAAAATGCCGCATCGGGAGGGCCGGCTCGCTACCGGCCTCATCCGGCCCTGGCGGCGGCTGCGGTCCACCTACCTTATCCACGGCCCCGCTAGGCCCGGCCCAATGGAAAGGTAGGACCAATGGACGCCAATCCTCGCCCGGTCGATTTCATTGACCGCTGCCGCAACGTGGCGATCGCCACGGAAAAGTTCGCGACTTTGTTGCAACGGTGCCATCAAGGCGAAGACGACTATGCTCGGACACATGCGTCGAGGGCGAAGCCCGACGGCGACGGTAGGCTCCGAGTCTATCTGGCGAGAAAAGCGAAGCCGCTCCTCAAAAGGTTGGCCGCCTTCTCGGAAGGCGAACTAGCCGGCTTGCCGCCCACGTTGCATCGGGTTCGTGCGGCCCTGCAGTCGCTCGGGAAAACAGCTCACACTTGGAATCGGGCGGCCGCCGACAGTTCGTTCGACGCTCTCGACTTGTATCCCGATTTGCACAGCACGGCCGTTGAGCTCAATGAGGCGGTCAAAGCCACCGAGGCAAGTGTCGCTAAGCGGGATGATTTGCAATGGGCAGATTCGGAGTTTCCTACTCCTGCTGGACCGCTTGATTCGTCAAGTGGGACGATTGCCGACGGCGTCACAGAATTCGTGCAGTCGGAAGCTAAGTCTGCGCGACCGACCGTCCCGCAGCCGCCGATGCGCTCGGCCCAGCCAAACGGTGGTGTTGCCGTCGAGCTTTGGCGCACCAGCCTCCAGCGAATCCAAACGCGGTTTCAAAAAGCTGCCGAACAAGGCTGCCGCCTAAAAGGCTACTTGATTCAATCGGCCGTCCCGCGAACTACTTCACGATCGCCTGAATTGCCAGGGCAACACGAGTCGCTGGTTTCGAGCGGCGGCGGTGCGTCGTTCGACGGTCGGCAACTATTCAACCAGGATGGCAACCGGATGGTCGGCGAAAGGGCAGTCTTGGACGCGACTGGAAAGCCAATGGTTTTTTCCGATGGCACTCCCATCGCTTGGGAACGGGGGTTCAGCCGATGGCATAAATGCTATTCGCAGGTGCGAGACGCGTTCGCCCAATACGAGAGCATCGCGGCTGACGCTGGCGTCGCGATTGAAGGCCTCCCGCGCAGTGTCAAGCAACTTTTGTGGGGACACCTCCCAGTTGGGACGTTCCTATCGAGCACGCCTCACGGCGTTTGGATTGACGCCCTGTTTGAGTTGGCGTGGCAGCGATTTCAGGGTTCGTCGTTATCGGCAAGCAAATTCGCTTGGTTTGGGCATGTGTCGATCGCGTTGGAGGTTGTCGAGAAGCTTCGGTCGGAGATGCCGCAAGCCGTGCCGACGGAGATCACATCTCCACCGGATCATTGGTATTCGATGATCGAAGATTTATTCACGGCGTCAGTGGCGGCGATCGACATTCTCTGCTCGATTCAAGGCGATGCGGCGTCGGCGGAAACGGAGCCGTCGGCCGATCGGTTCAATTGGGTTTCTCGCGAAACTGCATTGAAAATGGCAGCGACCGGTGCCGATCTGGTCGAGCAATTGGAGCATCGAGCCGACGACGACGCGCAAGCATTCATAAATCGCGAAGCTGCAGCGCAAGTCGCGTGGCAACTCGAGCGGTTGGTCAATTTAGGCCGTTTTCCCCACGCCGATAGACGCAGGGGACGGAACGGCGAGCCCGCAACGATTTGCGTGGCAATCTGGAAGCTGTGTGAACGCTTGACTGAACTTTACGATTTACTCGACTGGCAAGACGTATGCACAGACGCCGATGGCCCTGAAAGCCACACCGCGTCCCGCGGCATTCCTTGGTGGTTGCGATCCTCACAGGAACGCTTTCGTCCGCCCGATGTCCCGGCGGTAATGATCGGCACCTTGCGAGCCGCCATCACGGAATTGGCACGAGCCACAATGCATGGCTATCCTCGGGAGCCAGTTGCTAATCCCGAAGACCTGCTCTCGCGACTACAGCGGTCGCTGCCAGTCGTTGGGACGAAAAAGTCCATCCCGGATGGGGCCGCTGACGCTGACAACTTGAACGATCACGAAATGCGCGACGCCAAGAGCTCCGACCGTGAATCCGAAGTTGTCCTAACTGGACCCGCTCGTGCCACGTTTCTGGATTGCATCATTGACGCCGCGAAACGAACAGTGAGACGCGGCAGCGAGGCGACGACGTTCGGAAAGAAGGAAAGGGCTTGGGCACTTTTCCTGCAACTCTTTCGTGCCGAGCACGTGGGAATGGAGCGGCGACAGCTGTTCGCGGCTGTGTGGGAGGGCCAATCAAGAGGCTTGAACAACCTGGATAAGCAAAAGCAGATCGCGGACGAGGTACTGCAACGAATCGGCGTCGCAGTAGCGACCGACAATCGTGGAGTTTGGACGTTGACCTTCTTCCGTCTGCCCGCGGTCTGAAAGACCTTTCAGAGATTATTGAAACCTCTTTCAGCGACAGGAATTATTGCGATCTCAATAATGCCTCCGTCAGATGTGAACAACATTCTCGACCGGAGGCTTTATGTCAGATTCTATCTTCATCGGCGATTTGCGCCGGCTCACTGGCGAGCCGACCCACATCATCAACCACGCCATCCAACGTTTTGGCCCTGAGCCGCGTGGCCGAATTGGCATCTCACGCTTCTGGTCCAGCGACGATCTGCCGCTGATCCAGGCTTCGCTCCGGCGGACCGCGGAGCATTCGAGCCGCCCCGAGCGTCGCTTTGCGCCGGAGGATTTGGCCCAGTGACTCGTGTCGTTGCCAGTTCCGACGCGGCCTGTGGCGTCACCAACGCCGGCGCCGCCACCTTCGAGGTGGTCGGTAACGGGTCCCTGTCGGACGAGGCAATCACTTCGCTGGCGATCCTATTGCTGGACACGATTGGCACCGCGTCCTCGAACGAAGGACCGTCGAAGGGAGGAAATCAATCATGAACGGTGGCATGACGCCCCAAACGGCCATTGAAGGCGCTACGGTGATCGAAAAGGCAACGTCGCAAAGCGCTGCACCAGCCGACCATCTGCCCAAGTTGCTTCCGCACCATTTGGCGCAGCTTCGCAGCAGCGGCCTCAAAGACACGACCATTACCGCAGCCGGCATCTATAGCGAAACCAATCCTCGGCAACTGACGGTAATGCTCGGCTGGCGAAAGCCGACCAAGGGACTTGCGCCCGCGTTAGTATTTCCATTCACCGGCCTTGATGGTCGCAGCTCTTATTGCCGAATTCGTCCTGATGCGCCGCGGAAGGTGAAGAAGAAGCCCGTCAAGTACGAGAGCCCTCGCGGCCAAGCGAACCGCATCTACCTGCCGCCGGGTATTCCTCCGTTCCTGGTCAACGTGGAGTCGGAACTCGTATTTACCGAGGGCGAAAAAAAGGCTCTTGCGGCGACACAAGCGGGCTTCCCGTGCGTCGGCTTGGTCGGTGTATATGGCTTCAAGGCCAAAGGACGCGAGGCTCTTCTGCCGGATCTGGAATGCGTGACGATGGACGGCAGACGAGTTTTCATCGCCTTCGATTCTGATTTGGAACGGAATCTAGACGTCCAGTCAGCTGAGACTCGGTTCGCCAAACTACTGTCCGACAGAGGCGCGATCGTGCGATGCGTTCGCCTGCCCGATGGCCCGCCCGATGCGGATGGGCGTCCGACGAAAATAGGTCTGGATGATTTCCTGCTCGCCCACGGACCTGGTGAATTACGAAAGCTGTTGGACAGCGCGATCGAACCAGATGCTGTTGAGGGGGCAGAAGGCAAACAGCTCGCGGCGTTGCTCGACCCTGCTGAAGAAGCCGCCGCCTTCTTGGAAGCGGACAAGCATGACGGCGTCTTTCGACTGCGGCACTACCGCGGTTCCATGCTTGGCTGGATACGGGGGAAATATGTCGAATTGCCGCTTGGCGACGTCCGGGCACATGTGGTTCGCTATCTGAACCGTGATCACCATCATCTCACCAGTTCCGTCGTCGGTAATGTCCTCGACCAAATCCGTTCCCAAGCCTTGCTGCCGTTTTCCGTTGAGCCACCCGCATGGATCGATGGGGCGGAAGGTTGGCCGGCGGATGAAATCCTCGTAACAAAAAACGAGATGGTCCACCTACCAAGCGTAGAGTCAGGGGCTAACTACACGCGGCCCCTAACGCCAAAATTCTTCACCTTCTCGGCACTCGACTATGAATTTCAGCGTGAAGCGACAAAGCCTGCGTTGTGGGAATGGTTTCTCGAGAGCCTCTTCGGCGACGATCCCGAATCGATTGAGCTGCTGCGGCAATGGTTTGGCTATTGTCTTCTGCCAAATACTCGCATGCACAAAATACTGCTTCTGGTTGGTCCGAAGCGCGGCGGCAAGGGCACGATTTGCCGAATTCTGACTCGCCTTCTTGGAGCCACGAACGTCTGCAATCCAACATTGGGCAGTCTCGCCGACCGTTTCGGATTGTGGCCGCTGATCGGCAAATTGCTCGCAGTTGTTTCCGATGCTCGTATCAGCGGACGGGCGGACCAAGCCGCGATCGTCGAGCGGTTGCTTTCGGTGAGCGGTGAAGATTCCCAGACCATTGACCGCAAAAACCTTCTGCCCTGGAACGGCACGCTGCCGACGCGGTTTATGATCTGCACGAACGATGTCCCGCGTCTCGCTGACACTTCGGGGGCGCTTGCCAGCCGGATGATCGTCATTCAGTTGCGGCAATCGTTCTACGGCAAAGAGAAGCTCGACCTCACGGATCAGTTACTTGGCGAGCTGCCGGCGATCTTGCTTTGGGCAATCGGCGGCTGGCAAACACTGCAACAACAAAAACGCTTCACCGAACCACAGAGCGGCCTGGAAGTCGCGGGCGAATTAGCTGACCTGGGGAGTCCTGTCAGCGTATTCCTTCGCGAACGCTGCCGGCTCGGTCCGGAATATTCGGTGCCGCGACAGGTCTTATACGAGGCCTATCAACAATGGTCGCAAGAGAAAGGCCGGGGCCACGTTGAGGACGAGGCCGGCTTCGGGCGGCAGCTTCGCGCGGCTTATCCGGACTTAGGGACGTCACAGCCAAGGGTCGATGGGGAAAAGGTCAGATTCCACGTTGGCGTGCAGCTGGTTTGAACCGGTGGAACAGGTTGGAACATGTGTCAATCCCGCGCACACATCACGAGAACGATATTCAAAACATGAAACATCATAGCGCACATAAGGTGCGCGGAATTGGAACGTGTTCCGACCTGTTCCAGGCCCGCGGCGTAATCTCGCAAACTGTCCTGAATTTTTGCAGGCGCTTGGCGCCAGCCGAGTTGACTTCTTCCCCCGGTCGAGCCCTCATGTGACTCGCGTTTGAGAGAGCCAACGGGCCCCGAAGATTACGACCATGATTCAAGCCGCCACAAAACGAGTTCCTGCGACGATCGCCGCCACGGCGTATTATCGCATGTCGACGGATCGCCAAGATAAATCGATTGGCGAACAGCGCGAGGCCGTGGAACGCTTTGCTCGCGAACACGGATACCGGATCATTCGCACCTACCGCGACGAAGGGATCAGCGGCGACAAGACCGAGAAGCGGCTCGGCTTTCGGCAGATGATCACCGACGCCCAGGAACGCGGCGACTTCGAACTCATTCTGGCGTGGGACCAGGACAGATTCGGCCGATTCAACTCGATCGAGGCCGGCCATTGGATTTACCCGCTGATGCAGGCCGGCATCCGCCTGGAGACGATCGCCCAGGGAAAGATCGACTGGAACGATTTCTCGGGCCGGTTAATGTACCAAATTCAACAAGAGGGAAAACACCAATTCCTGCGCGACCTCGCCCGCAATTCGCTTCGCGGGTTGATCTCGCGGGCCAAGACCGGCAAATGGTGCGGCGGCCCGCCCGCGTTCGGCTACGAGATCGGGGAGGACGAGCACCTGCAATTCGGCAACCCGGCCCACGTCGCCGCCGTGCGGGAAGTATTTCAACTACGGCTCCAGGGCATGGGCTACCGGACGATCGCCAACCAGCTCAACGCCAAAGGCACGCCGTCGCCATCCGGCAAGAAGTGGAGCCACGACGCGGTTCGGATCGTGCTCGGTCGGGAAACCTACCTCGGCATCGTGTCGCTCGGTGGTCGGAAGCAGGGGAAATACTTTACGGCCAGCGACGACCTCGTGACGGCAGTAGTTCCCGGAAAGAATCAGCCGACCCGGGCGACGAGGACGGAGAACGCACATCCGGCCATTATCGACCAAGAGACGTTCGACGCCGCTCAGGCCATGCGCAGAAGCCATCCCAAGCCGCATTGGCGCAAAGAGAGCCAGGGGACGCCGCTCGCCGGGCTGTTGTATTGCGGTCGGTGCGGAAAGGTGATGTACGGCCAAAGCCTCCAGCGGAAGGCCGGCCAGAAGTTCCCGAATTACATCTGCTCGACCTACCACAAAGGCCGCGGGTGTGGGTATTGCTCCGTGCAGCAAGAGGCGATTCTGCGAACCGTGGCCCAGGTGATCCGCGAGCGGGTCGTTCAAACGTCGTACAAGGACCTGCAAAAGGCGATCGCTCGGGAGATCGAACGGCGGGCCGCCCAGGCGGAAGTCGTGGACGACCAGGGGGTCCAGCGCCAGATCGCTGCCTTGGACAAGAAGATCGAAAACGCCACGGAGAGGCTAGTCAGCGTGGACGACTCGTTGGTGGCGACCGTCGAGAAGAAACTGATCGAGATGCGCCGAGAACGGGACGGACTGGCCGCCAAGCTGGCGCCGGTAACGTGCCGGCAAGAAAAACTCGACCCGAAACAAGTCGCGGCCAAGATCAAGGAACTTGAAGAAATCCTGGCCAACGGCAGCCCGGCCAAGGTCCGGCAGGCGCTTTCCAAGATAGTTTCGCGCATCACGCTCGACTTTACGCCGAGCAAGCAAACCAAGCGTGGGCAAAAGTTTGCGTTCGTGAATGGGACGATCGAACTTTGCACCCAGCAGTGTGGCTCCCCAGCGACAAACCACTAATGATTCGATTTCGCTGCGGAAATGCGCCGCTAAGCGGACTGCTTTGCGGCGGCGCTTCGCTGATAAGCGCACCGCGGCGCTGCACTTCGAGCGCCAATTCCCGGTGCTCCGGCGGATAGATATTGAGCACGCCGCTGCCCAAGACAGCTAGCGTGCGACCGCCGGCGGCAAGTGCGCCGCGGTGTCCGGCTGCATCAATTCCGCGCGCCAATCCGCTTACGACCGTCAATCCGGCTCGAG
This genomic interval from Pirellulales bacterium contains the following:
- a CDS encoding phage/plasmid primase, P4 family, whose amino-acid sequence is MNGGMTPQTAIEGATVIEKATSQSAAPADHLPKLLPHHLAQLRSSGLKDTTITAAGIYSETNPRQLTVMLGWRKPTKGLAPALVFPFTGLDGRSSYCRIRPDAPRKVKKKPVKYESPRGQANRIYLPPGIPPFLVNVESELVFTEGEKKALAATQAGFPCVGLVGVYGFKAKGREALLPDLECVTMDGRRVFIAFDSDLERNLDVQSAETRFAKLLSDRGAIVRCVRLPDGPPDADGRPTKIGLDDFLLAHGPGELRKLLDSAIEPDAVEGAEGKQLAALLDPAEEAAAFLEADKHDGVFRLRHYRGSMLGWIRGKYVELPLGDVRAHVVRYLNRDHHHLTSSVVGNVLDQIRSQALLPFSVEPPAWIDGAEGWPADEILVTKNEMVHLPSVESGANYTRPLTPKFFTFSALDYEFQREATKPALWEWFLESLFGDDPESIELLRQWFGYCLLPNTRMHKILLLVGPKRGGKGTICRILTRLLGATNVCNPTLGSLADRFGLWPLIGKLLAVVSDARISGRADQAAIVERLLSVSGEDSQTIDRKNLLPWNGTLPTRFMICTNDVPRLADTSGALASRMIVIQLRQSFYGKEKLDLTDQLLGELPAILLWAIGGWQTLQQQKRFTEPQSGLEVAGELADLGSPVSVFLRERCRLGPEYSVPRQVLYEAYQQWSQEKGRGHVEDEAGFGRQLRAAYPDLGTSQPRVDGEKVRFHVGVQLV
- a CDS encoding recombinase family protein yields the protein MIQAATKRVPATIAATAYYRMSTDRQDKSIGEQREAVERFAREHGYRIIRTYRDEGISGDKTEKRLGFRQMITDAQERGDFELILAWDQDRFGRFNSIEAGHWIYPLMQAGIRLETIAQGKIDWNDFSGRLMYQIQQEGKHQFLRDLARNSLRGLISRAKTGKWCGGPPAFGYEIGEDEHLQFGNPAHVAAVREVFQLRLQGMGYRTIANQLNAKGTPSPSGKKWSHDAVRIVLGRETYLGIVSLGGRKQGKYFTASDDLVTAVVPGKNQPTRATRTENAHPAIIDQETFDAAQAMRRSHPKPHWRKESQGTPLAGLLYCGRCGKVMYGQSLQRKAGQKFPNYICSTYHKGRGCGYCSVQQEAILRTVAQVIRERVVQTSYKDLQKAIAREIERRAAQAEVVDDQGVQRQIAALDKKIENATERLVSVDDSLVATVEKKLIEMRRERDGLAAKLAPVTCRQEKLDPKQVAAKIKELEEILANGSPAKVRQALSKIVSRITLDFTPSKQTKRGQKFAFVNGTIELCTQQCGSPATNH